The Spirosoma foliorum genome has a window encoding:
- a CDS encoding TetR/AcrR family transcriptional regulator codes for MSVIDRRTRQKAEIRQRILDAARQIAREKDWNAVTIRSIAEAIDYTPPIVYEHFQNKEDVLLNIVKEGHTENRRVFDEILAMELSAEEKIVRLSMVQWTFANEKPEIFRLMHNPERMEQQRDMMREGMEDAKQKIEGLFREVSPDTENMGELIFNWFCLMQGYINLITNIRPEQGAKMLENVQDPKMIALFKDPTNLFERAIRRFIKSL; via the coding sequence ATGAGTGTTATAGATCGTAGAACTCGGCAAAAGGCAGAAATCCGACAGCGTATTTTAGACGCAGCCCGGCAGATTGCCCGTGAGAAAGACTGGAATGCCGTGACCATTCGGAGTATAGCCGAGGCCATCGACTACACGCCCCCGATTGTATATGAACACTTCCAGAATAAAGAGGATGTACTCCTAAACATTGTAAAGGAGGGACATACTGAAAATAGACGGGTGTTTGATGAGATTCTGGCTATGGAGTTAAGTGCCGAAGAAAAGATCGTCAGGCTGTCGATGGTGCAGTGGACATTCGCCAATGAAAAACCCGAAATATTTCGCCTAATGCATAACCCGGAACGAATGGAGCAGCAACGGGATATGATGCGTGAGGGAATGGAGGATGCCAAACAGAAAATTGAAGGCTTATTCCGGGAGGTTAGTCCAGATACAGAAAATATGGGCGAACTGATTTTTAACTGGTTTTGCCTGATGCAGGGTTATATCAATCTCATTACAAACATTCGACCAGAGCAAGGGGCCAAAATGCTTGAAAACGTACAGGACCCTAAAATGATCGCTCTATTTAAAGATCCCACCAACTTATTCGAGCGGGCTATTCGCCGATTCATAAAAAGCCTATAA
- the secE gene encoding preprotein translocase subunit SecE, which yields MDKFISFLKASWEEVQHNVTWPKFSDLQSSSTLVLVASLIFALLVGLIDLVFENGLNAFYQSF from the coding sequence ATGGACAAGTTTATATCGTTTCTGAAAGCCTCCTGGGAGGAAGTTCAGCATAACGTGACTTGGCCTAAATTCAGCGATCTACAATCCAGTTCAACACTGGTACTGGTAGCTTCGCTGATTTTTGCGCTATTGGTCGGGTTAATTGATTTAGTGTTCGAGAACGGACTGAACGCATTTTATCAGTCATTCTAA
- the nusG gene encoding transcription termination/antitermination protein NusG codes for MSGIQWYVIRAVSGQEKKIKSYLDNEIIRQKLDEVIPQVLIPAEKVYEMRNGKKRVREKSFFPGYILISADLGNNRALDMILNMPGVLGFLGNSQVGTTSKVPVPLRQAEVNRILGKVDEEAQEVAAPTVGYLKGENVKVVDGPFANFIGTVEEVFDDRKKLNVVVKIFGRNTPVELSYAQVEKES; via the coding sequence ATGAGCGGCATACAATGGTACGTCATTCGGGCGGTGTCGGGTCAGGAGAAGAAAATCAAATCCTATCTCGACAATGAAATTATCCGGCAGAAGTTGGACGAAGTTATTCCGCAGGTATTAATTCCCGCGGAAAAGGTGTACGAAATGCGCAACGGTAAGAAGCGTGTTCGGGAAAAGTCATTCTTCCCAGGTTACATTCTTATTTCGGCTGATCTGGGTAATAACCGGGCTCTCGACATGATTTTGAATATGCCGGGTGTGTTGGGTTTCCTGGGTAATTCACAGGTGGGTACAACATCGAAAGTTCCTGTTCCTTTACGTCAAGCTGAAGTTAACCGTATTTTAGGTAAGGTTGATGAAGAAGCACAGGAAGTAGCAGCCCCAACTGTTGGCTACCTGAAAGGTGAAAACGTAAAAGTTGTGGATGGTCCATTTGCCAACTTTATTGGCACAGTAGAAGAAGTTTTTGACGACCGGAAGAAATTGAACGTCGTTGTAAAAATATTTGGCCGGAATACTCCGGTAGAACTCAGTTACGCACAAGTAGAAAAGGAAAGCTAA
- a CDS encoding TolC family protein: MKHTTLMLLMLSLLTSWASAQNAPLGGYTLAQCVEYARVNNPNIKIARVNEQISVAQTQQVIGKNLPQVSVSGSLLDNVKIPVQLLPGEFFGQPGTFLPVQFGTQYSSTLTGRVDQKIFDPSFGLALKAAKISTQVKAQATLQAEQTQAYNIARAYYQTLVIDLQKRLTIRDLNSSDTLLRQEQVRLKNGTTREIDFGRIQLNRNNLQSQLEQANRNYEQAINQLKYQMGMPLAETLTLQPLEVEKELQVNELPMADGRFVENRPDFKQLVLNTELQDLNRQSNNRGYYPSLGFYGTYATNAQRQTFSFFDGSQSWFKSSTIGLTLSWTPFDGNQRKYRDRENRLNLESLRLQQILARESAQLNLSNAQVSYQNLVIDIQRERDNITLARKILTVTELEYKEGIATSVTLIDSKDALTTAQNNLANKLISLYQSRLDYENSQGTILQYVTQK; encoded by the coding sequence ATGAAGCACACTACGCTAATGCTACTGATGCTGAGCCTGCTAACCAGTTGGGCCAGTGCACAAAATGCGCCATTGGGAGGCTACACCCTGGCGCAATGCGTTGAGTACGCACGGGTCAATAATCCGAACATAAAAATTGCCCGTGTAAATGAGCAAATATCAGTTGCCCAAACGCAGCAGGTTATTGGTAAAAATCTTCCACAGGTGTCGGTATCGGGCTCGTTGCTGGACAACGTTAAGATTCCAGTTCAGTTGTTACCTGGTGAGTTTTTTGGCCAGCCTGGTACCTTTCTTCCCGTTCAATTTGGTACACAGTACAGCTCTACGTTAACGGGTCGGGTGGATCAAAAAATCTTTGATCCTTCATTTGGGTTAGCGCTGAAAGCCGCTAAAATCTCGACTCAGGTGAAGGCGCAGGCTACACTTCAGGCCGAACAGACGCAGGCGTATAATATTGCACGAGCCTATTACCAGACATTGGTTATTGATTTACAAAAACGATTGACCATTCGGGACCTGAATTCGTCGGATACGCTGTTGCGGCAGGAGCAGGTTCGTCTGAAAAACGGAACTACACGCGAGATCGATTTTGGGCGTATTCAACTGAATCGAAACAACCTACAATCGCAACTGGAGCAGGCTAACCGAAATTACGAACAGGCCATTAACCAACTGAAATATCAGATGGGGATGCCGCTTGCCGAAACGCTGACGCTTCAGCCGCTGGAGGTTGAGAAAGAATTGCAGGTAAATGAATTGCCAATGGCAGACGGGCGCTTCGTTGAAAATCGCCCTGATTTTAAGCAGTTAGTCTTAAACACGGAATTGCAGGATTTGAATCGTCAGTCGAATAACCGGGGCTATTATCCATCGCTGGGTTTTTATGGAACGTACGCTACCAATGCTCAACGACAAACGTTTAGCTTTTTCGATGGTAGTCAATCGTGGTTCAAAAGCTCGACAATCGGCCTGACTCTCTCCTGGACGCCCTTCGATGGTAATCAACGGAAATACCGAGATCGCGAAAATCGATTGAATCTGGAATCACTTCGATTGCAACAAATTCTGGCGCGCGAGTCGGCACAACTGAACCTGAGTAACGCCCAAGTCAGCTATCAGAATCTGGTGATCGACATTCAGCGCGAACGGGATAACATAACGCTTGCCCGCAAAATTCTGACGGTTACCGAGCTGGAATACAAGGAAGGAATTGCGACGTCGGTAACACTGATTGACTCCAAAGACGCGCTGACTACGGCGCAAAACAACTTAGCCAATAAATTAATTAGTCTGTATCAGTCCCGGCTAGACTACGAAAATTCACAGGGAACCATACTTCAATACGTCACTCAAAAATAA
- a CDS encoding M13 family metallopeptidase: protein MTKRVVFLFAVAIAIGFLAASPPKFIDPQNMDLSVKPGDNFYQYANGNWLRKNAVPASKTSWGSFNELREKSLDAMKSLLEDATKTATKGRLYQMVGDYYMSGMDSITIEKRGFDPIKADLARVDKVNNKATFFDELAYQRTQSNGMLFGFGVVTDRKNVNKYLPQFSQGGTTLPDRDYYLKNDARSQKIRNAYLDNLTQLFTLIGEEPTQASQDAEIIMRVETALAKAQMPRVDMRDPYKTYNKMTVASFRQQTPGINWSDQLTKYGAKGQDTVLVQSPAFFRSLDSLVSITPIEDWRTYMRWNIIKGAAPYLSDAFVKQNFAFSKVLSGQKEQTPRWQRVSMLIDGTLSDLLGQLYVEKYFKPEAKQRMLALVNNLEASFQEHIKNLDWMSEGTKKKALAKLLAFKRKIGYPDKWKSYEGVTIDRNDFYGNVKSASKWSYNQMISRLGKPVDRTEWGMTPPTVNAQYSPVNNDISFPAAILQFPFFDFNADDAVNYGGIGAVIGHEMTHGFDDSGRQYDADGTLRDWWTKDDATKFKERADKVRDQFFGFKVLDSIKVNGQLTLGENLADLGGLAIAYDAFKKTPQGKSSGKKSLIDGFTPDQRFFLSWAQVWRSNQLPESTAQRILTDPHAPDIYRVNGPLSNIDAWYQAFNIQAGDKLFKPKDQRIRVW from the coding sequence ATGACAAAACGCGTGGTTTTTCTTTTTGCAGTGGCTATAGCTATCGGTTTTCTGGCAGCCAGCCCTCCTAAATTCATCGACCCCCAGAACATGGATTTATCCGTGAAACCAGGCGACAATTTTTACCAATATGCCAACGGGAATTGGCTCCGCAAAAATGCAGTTCCAGCGTCAAAAACTTCCTGGGGAAGCTTCAATGAACTACGTGAAAAGAGTCTTGATGCCATGAAGTCATTGCTCGAAGATGCTACCAAAACCGCTACAAAAGGCCGTCTTTATCAAATGGTAGGCGATTACTATATGAGTGGTATGGATAGTATTACCATTGAAAAACGTGGATTCGACCCGATTAAAGCCGATCTGGCTCGGGTTGACAAAGTCAATAATAAGGCCACTTTCTTCGATGAACTTGCTTATCAGCGTACCCAAAGTAACGGGATGTTGTTCGGATTCGGCGTAGTAACCGATCGAAAAAACGTCAATAAATACCTCCCTCAGTTCAGTCAGGGAGGCACTACCCTTCCGGATCGCGATTATTACCTAAAAAATGATGCGCGTAGTCAGAAAATTCGGAACGCCTATCTCGACAATCTGACTCAACTATTTACCCTGATTGGCGAGGAACCAACGCAGGCATCGCAGGACGCCGAAATAATTATGCGCGTTGAAACAGCGCTGGCAAAGGCCCAAATGCCGCGTGTTGACATGCGCGACCCCTATAAAACCTATAACAAAATGACCGTTGCCAGCTTCAGGCAGCAAACACCGGGTATTAACTGGAGCGATCAGCTAACAAAATATGGGGCAAAAGGACAAGATACTGTTTTGGTGCAAAGCCCAGCTTTTTTTCGCTCGTTGGATAGCCTTGTGTCCATCACTCCTATTGAAGATTGGCGAACCTACATGCGCTGGAACATCATCAAAGGCGCTGCTCCCTATCTGAGCGATGCTTTCGTTAAACAGAATTTCGCCTTCTCAAAAGTCCTGTCTGGCCAAAAAGAACAAACACCTCGCTGGCAGCGAGTCAGTATGCTGATTGACGGCACACTAAGCGATTTATTAGGACAACTCTATGTAGAAAAGTATTTCAAGCCAGAAGCCAAGCAACGAATGTTGGCTTTGGTTAACAACCTCGAAGCATCTTTTCAGGAGCATATCAAAAACCTTGACTGGATGAGTGAAGGCACCAAGAAAAAAGCGCTCGCGAAACTATTGGCTTTCAAACGAAAAATCGGCTATCCCGATAAATGGAAAAGCTACGAGGGTGTAACAATTGATCGGAATGATTTCTACGGAAACGTGAAATCTGCAAGCAAGTGGTCGTACAATCAGATGATTAGCCGCTTAGGTAAACCAGTAGATCGCACGGAATGGGGTATGACACCACCAACCGTAAACGCACAATACAGCCCGGTCAATAATGACATTTCGTTCCCAGCGGCCATTCTGCAGTTCCCTTTCTTCGATTTTAATGCCGATGATGCCGTAAATTATGGCGGCATTGGGGCCGTAATTGGGCACGAAATGACGCACGGCTTCGATGATTCGGGCCGACAATATGATGCCGATGGCACATTGCGTGATTGGTGGACTAAAGACGATGCTACTAAGTTCAAAGAACGAGCCGATAAAGTCCGCGATCAGTTTTTTGGTTTTAAAGTACTCGACTCAATCAAAGTCAATGGGCAACTGACCCTCGGCGAAAATCTCGCTGATCTGGGTGGCTTGGCTATTGCGTACGATGCCTTCAAAAAAACGCCACAAGGCAAATCGAGTGGCAAGAAAAGCCTGATTGACGGATTCACTCCCGATCAGCGTTTTTTTCTATCCTGGGCGCAAGTGTGGCGTAGCAATCAGCTTCCAGAATCGACGGCCCAGCGCATCCTGACGGATCCACATGCCCCGGATATTTATCGGGTCAATGGCCCATTGTCAAATATTGATGCCTGGTATCAGGCCTTCAATATTCAAGCCGGCGACAAATTATTTAAGCCCAAAGACCAACGGATACGAGTCTGGTAA
- a CDS encoding zinc-dependent metalloprotease, translating to MRKRLFTLLYLLTATRLLVAQAPTGASSSASIATFTAGMERNSGFLTYYWDAKKGKIWLEIDKFDTELLFYPTLAQGVGSNDIGLDRGRLGQEHIVKFQRSGNKVLMIEPNYSYRAISNDPLERRAVEESFAKSVHAGFDVVAEEGDGPTGRKVLVDLTPFLMQDLVGAVQAITRTRQGAFKFDPARSAMYLPRTKAFPQNTEFETIITLTGDNPGAYLREVVPTPTAVTIHQHYSFVQLPDAGYKPRVFDPRIGYGGIEYFDYATPVSQPIMKRYISRHRLEKKDPSAAVSEAVKPIIYYIDPGTPEPIRSALMDGTAWWNQAFEAAGYKDAFQVKLLPADADPMDIRYNLVQWVHRSTRGWSYGGSISDPRTGEIIKGKVTLGSLRVRQDYLIAQGLVGDYSGATAPASDPMMQMSIERLRQLAAHEVGHTLGLPHNYIASAQGGGMFGRASVMDYPTMVAKIKGASIDLSDAYAKNIGEYDKWSIRYGYEQFPAGTDEKQALNKIVNDMHKTGLTFLTDKDARPEGSVHPATHLWDNGSNAVDELKRVSDVRRMALSNFSEKKIPVGTPMATLEEVLVPMYMFHRYQVEAASKVVGGQLYTNALRGDGQPVVSTVPVQEQKRALDALLATIDPAFLAVPKSILALIPPHPFRYDPNPREVFKRRTGLSFDPMAAPEAAAGMTLQMLMNSERVSRLVAQSAVDPAQLSLESMFDQLLGATWYKAEPTDSYQAEVKRLTDKLVLQKLIDLANNQEGTPQVRAVALLKISQLKTKLTAPVTNPKGAAHRLFALDQIRRADGNVADVKPTNPQTPPDGMPIDTGQDWLAPACDWEF from the coding sequence ATGCGAAAACGCTTATTTACACTTCTTTACTTACTAACAGCTACACGCTTACTGGTTGCCCAAGCCCCCACTGGCGCCAGTTCATCTGCCAGCATTGCTACGTTTACAGCTGGTATGGAGCGAAATTCCGGTTTTCTTACCTATTACTGGGATGCTAAAAAAGGCAAAATCTGGCTCGAAATTGACAAATTCGATACTGAACTTTTGTTCTACCCGACGCTGGCCCAAGGCGTTGGTTCTAATGATATTGGACTTGACCGGGGTCGTTTAGGTCAGGAGCACATTGTGAAATTCCAACGTAGTGGGAATAAGGTTCTGATGATTGAACCCAACTACAGCTACCGGGCTATCAGTAATGACCCGCTCGAACGTAGGGCCGTTGAAGAATCATTTGCCAAATCTGTTCATGCTGGCTTCGATGTTGTTGCGGAGGAAGGGGACGGTCCGACGGGTCGGAAAGTTCTGGTTGATCTCACTCCATTTCTGATGCAGGATTTGGTTGGGGCAGTGCAAGCTATTACCCGAACCCGACAGGGAGCGTTCAAATTTGATCCAGCACGTAGTGCCATGTATTTGCCTCGAACAAAGGCTTTTCCACAAAATACCGAGTTCGAGACGATTATTACGTTGACGGGCGATAATCCGGGCGCTTATTTACGTGAAGTTGTGCCAACTCCTACGGCTGTTACGATTCACCAGCATTATTCATTCGTACAATTGCCCGATGCGGGTTACAAACCTCGTGTATTCGATCCGCGTATTGGTTACGGTGGCATTGAGTATTTTGACTACGCAACACCGGTTAGTCAGCCCATCATGAAACGCTATATTTCGCGGCACCGACTGGAGAAAAAAGATCCGTCGGCGGCTGTGAGTGAAGCCGTTAAACCCATCATTTATTACATAGATCCCGGCACGCCAGAACCAATTCGGTCGGCGCTGATGGATGGTACGGCCTGGTGGAATCAGGCATTTGAAGCGGCTGGTTATAAAGATGCGTTTCAGGTTAAACTGCTTCCGGCTGATGCCGACCCAATGGACATTCGTTATAATCTGGTGCAATGGGTTCACCGATCTACACGTGGCTGGTCGTATGGCGGGAGCATCAGTGATCCACGTACGGGCGAGATTATTAAAGGGAAGGTTACGCTTGGCTCCCTTCGGGTTCGGCAGGATTACTTGATTGCGCAGGGCTTGGTGGGTGATTATTCAGGTGCAACGGCTCCTGCTTCTGATCCGATGATGCAAATGTCGATTGAACGGTTGCGACAACTGGCGGCTCATGAAGTTGGCCATACGCTTGGTTTGCCGCACAACTACATCGCCAGTGCACAAGGCGGAGGTATGTTTGGACGGGCGTCTGTTATGGATTATCCGACTATGGTGGCCAAAATAAAAGGTGCCAGCATTGATCTATCAGATGCCTATGCGAAAAACATCGGTGAGTACGACAAATGGAGTATTCGCTATGGATATGAGCAGTTTCCGGCCGGTACAGACGAAAAACAGGCGTTGAACAAGATTGTGAACGATATGCATAAGACGGGGCTGACGTTTTTGACCGATAAAGACGCCCGTCCTGAAGGTTCCGTTCACCCAGCTACGCACTTGTGGGATAATGGCTCAAATGCCGTTGATGAGTTAAAACGGGTATCGGATGTTCGGCGGATGGCGCTAAGTAATTTCTCTGAGAAGAAAATTCCGGTTGGTACGCCAATGGCAACGCTTGAAGAAGTGCTGGTACCTATGTATATGTTCCATCGCTATCAGGTAGAAGCAGCGTCGAAAGTAGTGGGCGGACAACTCTATACCAATGCACTTAGAGGTGATGGCCAACCTGTTGTATCGACAGTGCCAGTTCAAGAGCAAAAACGGGCTTTAGATGCCTTGCTGGCTACAATCGATCCGGCTTTCCTGGCGGTTCCCAAATCGATACTGGCTCTCATTCCGCCACATCCATTCCGTTATGATCCTAATCCGCGGGAGGTGTTCAAACGGCGGACAGGCTTATCGTTCGATCCAATGGCAGCGCCCGAAGCTGCGGCTGGCATGACACTTCAGATGCTGATGAATAGCGAACGGGTTAGTCGGTTGGTTGCACAATCGGCTGTCGATCCTGCTCAACTGAGCCTTGAATCGATGTTTGATCAACTGTTGGGAGCTACCTGGTATAAAGCCGAGCCAACGGATAGTTATCAGGCTGAGGTAAAGCGGTTGACCGACAAGTTAGTGCTGCAAAAACTGATTGATCTGGCTAATAACCAGGAGGGTACCCCGCAGGTTCGGGCAGTGGCCTTGCTAAAAATTAGCCAACTGAAAACGAAACTTACTGCCCCAGTAACAAACCCGAAAGGAGCTGCTCACCGTTTATTCGCGCTTGATCAGATTCGGCGGGCTGATGGTAACGTTGCCGACGTCAAGCCAACAAACCCCCAAACACCACCCGATGGAATGCCAATTGACACGGGTCAGGATTGGTTAGCTCCGGCCTGCGACTGGGAGTTTTAA
- the tuf gene encoding elongation factor Tu produces MAKENFDRSKPHVNIGTIGHVDHGKTTLTAAITKVLAEKGLAAVRDFSSIDNAPEEKERGITINTSHVEYATANRHYAHVDCPGHADYVKNMVTGAAQMDGAILVVAATDGPMPQTREHILLARQVGVPQLVVFMNKVDMVDDPELLELVEMEIRELLSFYNFDGDNIPVIQGSALGGLNGDAKWVATIEDLMQNVDDFIPLPPRQTELPFLMPVEDVFSITGRGTVATGRIERGVINSGEPVEILGMGAENLKSVVTGVEMFRKILDRGEAGDNVGLLLRGIEKTDIRRGMVICKPGSVKPHAKFKAEVYVLSKEEGGRHTPFFNKYRPQFYFRTTDVTGEITLPANVEMVMPGDNITIDVTLINKIAMEKGLRFAIREGGRTVGAGQVTEILD; encoded by the coding sequence ATGGCAAAAGAGAATTTTGACCGCTCGAAACCGCACGTTAACATCGGTACGATTGGTCACGTTGACCACGGTAAAACGACGCTTACGGCTGCCATTACGAAAGTGCTGGCCGAAAAGGGTCTAGCAGCAGTACGGGACTTTTCCTCGATCGACAACGCTCCCGAAGAAAAAGAGCGTGGTATCACCATCAATACATCGCACGTTGAGTATGCAACGGCGAACCGTCACTATGCCCACGTTGACTGCCCAGGCCACGCTGACTATGTGAAAAACATGGTGACTGGTGCTGCTCAAATGGATGGCGCTATCCTCGTGGTAGCTGCTACTGACGGACCAATGCCTCAGACTCGTGAGCACATCCTGCTTGCTCGTCAGGTAGGCGTGCCTCAGCTCGTTGTATTCATGAACAAAGTGGATATGGTTGACGATCCTGAGCTGCTCGAACTCGTTGAGATGGAAATCCGCGAGCTATTGAGCTTCTATAACTTCGACGGCGATAACATCCCAGTTATTCAAGGTTCAGCTCTTGGTGGCCTGAACGGCGATGCGAAATGGGTTGCTACCATCGAAGACCTGATGCAGAACGTAGATGACTTCATTCCTCTGCCTCCTCGTCAAACAGAGCTTCCATTCCTGATGCCAGTAGAGGACGTATTCTCGATCACAGGTCGTGGTACAGTTGCTACAGGTCGTATCGAACGGGGTGTAATCAACTCGGGTGAGCCAGTTGAAATCCTGGGTATGGGTGCTGAAAACTTGAAATCAGTTGTAACGGGTGTTGAAATGTTCCGGAAAATTCTGGACCGTGGTGAAGCCGGTGACAACGTAGGTCTTCTGCTCCGTGGTATTGAAAAAACCGATATCCGTCGTGGTATGGTTATTTGTAAGCCAGGTTCAGTAAAACCACACGCGAAGTTCAAAGCTGAGGTTTACGTACTGTCGAAAGAAGAAGGTGGTCGTCACACTCCATTCTTTAACAAGTATCGTCCACAGTTCTACTTCCGTACCACCGACGTAACGGGCGAAATCACTTTGCCAGCTAACGTTGAGATGGTAATGCCAGGTGATAACATCACGATTGACGTAACGCTGATCAACAAAATCGCTATGGAAAAAGGTCTTCGTTTCGCTATTCGCGAAGGTGGCCGTACCGTAGGTGCTGGTCAGGTAACAGAAATCCTCGACTAA
- a CDS encoding thioredoxin family protein codes for MNRLILFFAGFVLLTISAFRTTLPTERLISKPTDEGKHIKWLTIEQAYALTQKKPKKFVVDVYTDWCGWCKVMDRETFSKPGIVDYVNENFYPVRFNAEQTADVTLGKQTFKYISGGSRGVHELAAAMLKNQMSYPTTVFLDEKFNLIQPIAGYLEPRTFHQIITYFGKNYHQKEPFDQYKTGTYKEFQGALTASK; via the coding sequence ATGAACCGTCTGATTCTCTTCTTTGCTGGCTTCGTTTTGCTGACGATCAGCGCTTTTCGAACAACGCTACCCACCGAGCGACTCATCAGCAAACCTACCGATGAAGGTAAGCACATCAAATGGCTAACTATTGAGCAAGCCTACGCTTTAACCCAAAAGAAGCCTAAAAAATTTGTAGTCGATGTATATACAGACTGGTGTGGTTGGTGTAAAGTAATGGATCGCGAAACCTTCTCGAAACCAGGCATTGTCGATTACGTCAACGAGAATTTTTACCCCGTTCGATTCAATGCCGAGCAAACCGCTGATGTAACGTTGGGCAAGCAGACCTTCAAATACATAAGCGGAGGAAGTCGGGGGGTTCATGAGTTAGCGGCTGCCATGCTGAAAAACCAGATGAGCTATCCGACAACGGTGTTTTTAGATGAGAAATTTAATCTGATTCAGCCCATAGCGGGTTATCTGGAGCCACGTACCTTCCACCAGATTATTACCTATTTCGGCAAAAACTACCATCAGAAAGAACCGTTTGACCAGTATAAGACGGGCACTTATAAAGAATTTCAAGGTGCTCTGACAGCTAGTAAATAG
- the mnmD gene encoding tRNA (5-methylaminomethyl-2-thiouridine)(34)-methyltransferase MnmD produces MKADVRLIVTADGSHTAINQALDKTYHSIHGAYQESQRVYIKLGLLEAFDKFPSEELHIFEMGFGTGLNALLTAREANIHQRRVHYTAIEAYPMSTEDAHQLNFDALLATDYLTRLHESPWNESVDISPYFTLTKIENRLQDWQTTERFHVIYYDAFAPSAQPELWEPEIFVQLAHLLLPNGMLTTYCSKSYVQRNMREAGLIVEKHPGPPHKRDILRAVKLN; encoded by the coding sequence ATGAAGGCAGACGTTCGTCTGATCGTAACGGCAGATGGTTCGCATACAGCCATAAACCAAGCCCTCGACAAAACATATCATTCGATTCATGGCGCTTACCAGGAGTCACAACGGGTTTATATTAAACTGGGGTTACTAGAAGCCTTCGACAAATTCCCTAGTGAAGAATTACACATTTTTGAAATGGGATTCGGAACGGGCCTAAACGCCTTGCTGACTGCCCGTGAGGCCAATATTCATCAAAGACGTGTGCACTACACGGCTATTGAGGCTTATCCAATGTCGACGGAAGATGCACACCAATTGAACTTCGATGCCCTCTTAGCTACTGATTATCTGACCAGACTGCACGAATCACCCTGGAATGAATCCGTTGACATCAGCCCTTATTTTACGCTAACCAAGATCGAAAATCGCCTGCAGGATTGGCAGACAACAGAGCGCTTTCATGTGATTTATTACGATGCTTTTGCGCCCAGCGCTCAGCCTGAGCTATGGGAGCCCGAAATCTTTGTACAACTGGCTCATTTATTGCTGCCCAATGGTATGTTGACCACGTATTGTTCAAAGAGTTACGTACAACGAAATATGAGAGAAGCTGGCCTGATCGTTGAAAAACACCCAGGTCCACCCCACAAACGTGATATTTTAAGAGCGGTAAAACTGAATTGA
- a CDS encoding DUF4293 domain-containing protein has product MIQRIQTVFLFLITVAMGIALTNPIWEKAGLKSPEMAHLSALQYSHQEGITTYADTIWYLALLIALVGLVSLYAIFQYRNRLTQTALCAVNALMLTAIMGIILYRTLYAGKSYGNPADQGTFLFGFYAIIAALVFNALANRFIRRDEKLVRGSDRIR; this is encoded by the coding sequence ATGATTCAACGCATTCAAACAGTGTTTCTGTTTCTTATTACTGTTGCCATGGGCATTGCCCTCACTAACCCGATCTGGGAAAAAGCCGGGCTGAAATCACCGGAGATGGCGCATCTATCTGCCCTCCAATATAGCCACCAGGAAGGAATTACAACGTATGCCGATACGATCTGGTATTTGGCGTTATTAATTGCTTTGGTCGGATTGGTTTCGCTGTATGCGATCTTTCAATACCGTAACCGACTGACTCAAACGGCCTTGTGTGCTGTGAATGCACTCATGCTCACGGCCATCATGGGTATTATTCTTTATCGGACGCTCTACGCTGGAAAATCCTATGGCAATCCTGCCGATCAGGGAACGTTTCTGTTTGGCTTTTATGCCATCATTGCGGCCCTCGTTTTCAACGCATTAGCAAACCGATTCATCCGTCGGGATGAAAAACTGGTGCGTGGTTCTGATCGAATTCGATAA
- the rplK gene encoding 50S ribosomal protein L11 codes for MAKEVGGYVKLQVKGGQANPSPPIGPALGSKGLNIMEFCKQFNGRTQDKMGTVLPVLITYYKDKSFDFVIKTPPAPILLMEAAKLKGGSAQPNRKKVGSVTWDQVRTIAETKMPDLNAFTIESAMKQVAGTARSMGITVTGTAPFEN; via the coding sequence ATGGCAAAAGAAGTAGGTGGCTACGTTAAGCTGCAAGTCAAAGGCGGGCAAGCCAACCCCTCACCTCCAATCGGTCCGGCGCTAGGTTCCAAGGGTTTAAATATCATGGAATTCTGCAAGCAGTTCAATGGCCGGACGCAGGACAAGATGGGTACGGTATTGCCAGTTTTGATTACGTATTATAAGGATAAATCCTTTGATTTCGTCATCAAAACTCCGCCCGCACCGATTCTGCTGATGGAAGCAGCTAAGCTGAAAGGCGGCTCTGCTCAACCAAACCGCAAAAAAGTCGGCTCAGTGACATGGGATCAAGTTCGGACAATCGCGGAAACGAAGATGCCAGACCTGAACGCATTCACGATCGAGTCGGCAATGAAGCAGGTGGCCGGTACGGCCCGCAGCATGGGAATCACGGTGACGGGCACAGCGCCATTCGAGAACTAA